In Deinococcus psychrotolerans, the genomic window GCAGCAAGCTCTATACCCTCGGGGCCGGCCAGCAGTACGATTTCGGCACGCAGAAGATCACGGCTTTTGCTGAGCGCGACGCTTGGTACCGCTCGCAGTTCAGCGGCGAAGGCGAAGCGGTCATTGAAGCCGCCACCGGGCCGGTCAGCATTCAAGACACGCCCGCTCTCAACGCCAGCGCCGCGCCAGTTAGCCGCCCAGTCAAGATCGGTGAAAAGCTCAACGTCGGCCAGCAACTGCTGACGGGCGCTTCGGCGTGGGCCGAAATCGGCTTTACCGGCGGCGGCTATCTGCGCCTTCAGCCCCAAAGTGCTCTGAGCGTACTCAGCATTGACCAGGTGCTTGACCGTACGGGCCGGGCCAAGCGCCAAGTGGTGCTGAAACTGCTGCGCGGCAGCGCCTGGAACGTGGTGGCCAAGCGGCAGGGCGGCTACGAAATCACCACCCCGACCATTACCACAGCGGTGCGCGGCACGGTCTTCCGGGTAGATGACAGCGGCCTCGTGAAAGTCTTTGACGGCCAAGTCGAGCTGCCCAGCAGCGCGGGCTTGTTGATGCTCAGCGGCCAAGAGCGCACCGCTGCCGGAGAAGTGCAGCCGCTGGTCACCGACGCGGCGGACGCCGCCAACCTCGCACTCGACGCTCAGCGCTCAGGGCCGATTCAACTCGACGTGAGCTTGGCACCGAGCTTGCCGGATTTGGCGCTCATCGTTCGCAGCCAGCCGGAGACTCGCCTGAGTGTACAGGTGGCGGGGCGCGATATTCCCATGTTTGGCGACGCCGAGGGCAATTTTAAGCTGCAAGCTAGCGGCGAGGGGCTGCAAAGCAGCGGTGGATTGCAAGGCCGCTTGCCCGAAGGCCGCTACGAGGTGACCATCCGCGCAGAGCGCGGCGGCCGCCAAAAAACGATTAGCCGCGCCCTGCTGATTGACCGTACCCCACCCCTGCTGCTCGGTGTCAAGGCGAGCCGGGCGGGACGGGTGATCCGCTTGAGCGGCCAGATTCAGGATGTGTCCAGCACGGTTGTGCTGAGCGTACAAGTCGGTGGGCGCAGCTACACCCGCATCCTGCGCCTGCCGCAGCAAGCCGACTTTGATTGGACGCTGCCGCTGCCGACACCCAGCGCAGCAGTGACGCTTCAGGCCCGCGACGCTGCTGGCAATCTTCGCCGGGTCGAATTCAGTGCCGGCGCTGCGGGCGAGGGCGGTGTGGGTTATGCCGCGCCCTGAGCGCCGCGCTGTTCTTGCGCCACTGGCCGCGCTCCTCGCCGTGGGGCTGCTGATGGGCCTTCCAGAAAATGTGCGGCTGTGGAGCGTCCTTGACCGCACGTTCACCCGTCCCCCCGACCCCAGAGTGGTGGTGGTGGGCATCGACGACGCCTCGCTGCGCGATTACGGCCGGCTGAGTGATTGGAACCGCGACCTCTACGCCCGCGCCCTCGGCACCCTGCGCCAAGCCGGAGCCAAAGCGGTGGGGTTTGACATCTTGTTCGGCGCTCCAGAGGCGGGCGACGCTTCTTTGTCGGCTGCTGTGGGTCAGGGCGGGGTGGTGCTGGCCAGCAGTCCACAACTGCCGCAGGGTGCCCGCGCTTGGAAAGCCCTGTACGGCGTGGCCAGCCTCAACATCGAAGGCGGAGCGGTCAGCCGCTTTCAAACCGCCTATCAAAGCACGGACGGTCAGCTTTGGCCCAGCTTCAGCGCACAGCTTGCTCGGCTGGCAGGAACCAGTCGGACACTCGACACGAGTAAGCAGCTGCTGCGCTCGCTGCCTGCCAACCCGGGGGCGCTGCCTGTCTACTCGTTTCGGGATGTGGTCAACGGCAATGTGGCGTTTTCCGAGTTGCAGGGCAAGGTCGTGCTGATCGGCTTAACGGCCAGCAGCGTTCCCGGCACCACTTTTCCCGATTCACGCCTCGATCCGGTGCCGGGCGTGATCTTGCAAGCGGGAGCCGTCTCGTCGCTGTTGGGTGAGCCGCTGAGGAGCGTGCCGTTTTGGCTCAGCGCCCTGATTTGCGCGGTGCTGGCGGCCTCAGCAGTCTGGCTGGGCGATATCTGGGGCTTTGGACTGGCACTGGTGGGAGTGGGCCTGAGCGTGCCGCTGTTTCTAGCCAACTGGCTGTTCCCCGGCACTGCCGCTTCGCTCTCAGCTATTCTCGGCACCGCTTTTGTGGCGGGCGGGCGGTTCTGGACACTGCGCCGCTTCAAGACCCTCGACCCGCTGACCGGACTGGGTAACCGGCTGGCTTTTACCCGCGCCGCCGAGAACCGCTGGAACCAAAGGGCGGCGCGGCCACTGGGCCTGCTACTGATCGATCTGGGCGGCTTCCGGCGCGTCAACGAAATGTATGGCCGCGCGGCGGGCGACGAAGTGCTGCGCCGGGTCGCCGAGGTGCTGCGGCAAGGGCGCACGCGGCGCGACGTGGTGTTCCGCTGGGGAGCTAGCGAGTTCGCGGTGTTGACTGAACCGGCCAGCTTAGATTTGACGCCGCTGGCCCGGCAGCTTCAAAGCGCTCTGGCCGGCACCAGCTACAAAGACATTGCGCTGCGAATCAGCGTGGGGCAGGCCATCAGCACACCGCAGATGAGCCAGCCGAGCGAACTGATCGAGCAAGCGTCTCAAAACCGTTACCGCATGAAGTACCAGCTCGAAGAGTAGTCGAGGACTTTTACGGCAACCGCCGGTCACTGCTGTGGCCCGGTTTGGCTTTCTGGTCAGGCCGCACAAAATGCACGGCGTGGTTGGCGGCCAGCGCGGCTTGAGCGAGGCCCACGCTCAGCAGCTTGAAGTCGCCGCCCGCCAAGCTGAGATCACCCGCCACGAAGACGCCGGGCAACACCGTGCGCTGAGCCGCGTCCGCCGGGATGTACTCGCCCTGCCAACCCAGCGGCCAGCTTTGCAGCGGTGTCAGCTCTGGCAGGTGTCCGTTCAGGACAACCACCGTAGCGGCGGCGACGTGCTGTGGTTCGTCTCCCCTGTCCAGCCACGCGCCGGTCGCGTCTAGGCGGCTGAGTTCGGCGGGCGCGTAGATATGGAGTTGCCCACTCTCCCGCAGGCTTTGGAGTTGCGCGAGCTGGGCAGGACTGCCGCGAAACAGGGCGCGGCGGTGCGTCAGGCTCACCCGTGCGCCGCTGGCCGAGAGCTTCAGGGCTGCCTCCACCGCTTGAGGCACTCCGCCCACGATCAAGACCCGCTGGCCCTCCAGCGTTTGCGGATCAGGCGGCAAGGTTCGTACATCAGGATGCACGCCGCTGAGCTGAACCCCACGTGGCAGCAGCGCCCCCAGCCCCGCCGCCACAATTAAGGCGCGGGCCGGATAGCTGTCCTTTTGGGTCGTGACTGTCCAGCCTTGGGGAGTCTGGGTAAGCTGCTGAGCGACTTCGCCGAAGCGGAACTCAGGATTGAAGGGAGCGAGCTGGGCGGCGAGTGCGGCGACAATCTCAGCGGCGCGGATAGCCGGGAGGCCGGGCCAGTCATAGACCACTTTGTCGGGGTAGAGGGCGCTGAGCTGACCGCCGATTTCAGGCTGAGCTTCCAAAAGGCGCACGCTGAGGCCGCGCAGCCCCGCGTAAAAGGCCGCGTGAAGACCCACCGGCCCCGCGCCGATAATCAGCAGGTCGGTGGGGGAAGTGTTGGTGGATGAATGGAGCAAAAAAGACACGCTCCATTAAATCAGGTGTACGCGGAGCGAAAGGGTATGCGCTGCCTGAAAGGCCTCCCTGAGCAGGCTCAACCGTACCGGGAAGGCAAGGTACTCGTCACCGCCCGTATCAATTGCGAGCAGCTCGTAGCCCCGTAAACGCAGCCAAGCTGCCGCCTCGATCAGCACCATCGGCACGCAAACACCCGGCTGATAAGCCACCTGACTGACGAAGGGAGGTTCGCGCAGCCCCAGCGTGTGTGAGATGGCCTGTACTTGCCACTCCACCTCGTCCACAGCTTTCCAGTCCACCCGCAAGCAAAGCCACCAACGGCTCAAAACCGGATTGAGCCACCACTCCGGAGGATAGACTTCGGGGTAATCCTGAAGAGCAGCGGCCAACCTATCAAGTTCGCTGCTGTATTCCGCGTCTTCGGGGCTCCGCCTTTGCCAGCACTGCCTGACAGCTTGGCAGTGCGGCTCGTCCAGCGGTGTCAGCAGCAGTTCCAGCAGTTCATCCACGCTGGTTGAACCTTCAGCGCCCGGAGCGAATCACTTCGAACATGGCCCCACGCTCGGCCACTTTGAGGCGCGGACGGCCCGCCGCTTGACCTCCGGCGAGTTCGTGGGCTTCCAGGGTCAGGTGATCGCTCAGCGTCACCACGTCGACCTCCCTGGCGGCCAGCAAAGCGTCGATGGCTTCCCGGCTGCTTCCGGGAGCGGGCGTCAACGTGCCGAGGTCGGCGAGCAAGGTGTTCACAGTTTCCACCGAGTCGGCTTTGTTGGTGCCGATCACGCCGCTGGGGCCGCGCTTAATCCAGCCGGAGGTGTATTCACCGCTGCGCCCCTCCACCCGGCCCGCCGTGTTGGGAATCACGCCGCGCTTGTCGTCGAACGGCACGCCGGGGAGCGCCACCCCCTGATAGCCCACGCTCCGCAGCACCATTTGAACGTCCAGGGTTTCGAATTCGCCGGTGCCCACCGCGTTGCCCTCTTCGTCCAGCCGGTTTTTCTCGAGCTTGATGCCGCCAACATGGCCCGCTGCGCCCTCCAGAAGTGCTGCGGGCGACACCAGAAAGCGCAGGTGAACCCGGCGGGGCTTACCGGCCAGCGGCTTGGCCGCAAACTCACGCAACACGTCCACATTGCGCCGCACCACATTGTCGGTGATGGCGGCGTAATCCTCGTCACTCACGGCGATTTCTTCTGGGAGCACCACCACATCCGCGCCTTCCAGCTCACCAAATTCGCGCAGCTCCTTGGTGGTGAACTTGGCCTGCAACGGGCCGCGCCGCGCCAGCAGATAAACATCTTTGACCTGCGAGTGCTCCAGCGCCGCCAGCGCGTGGGCGGCGATGTCGGAGGTGTGGAGTTCGCCGGCAGTTTTGGCCAGAATGCGCGAGACGTCCAGCGCCACGTTACCCGCACCCACCACCGCCGCGCCCGCCGCGTGCAGCAGCATGGTGCGGGCGGCGGCATCGGGGTGGCCATTGTACCAGGCCACGAACTCGGTGGCACTCAGGCTGCCCGTCAGGTCTTCGCCCGGCACCCTCAGCCGCCGATCTGACGACGCGCCCACCGTGTAAATGACGGCGTCGTAGTGCGCCCTCAGGTCGTCCACGCTGAGGTCTTTACCGAGTTCGACGTTGCCCAAAAAACGCACCCGTGTATCGCTCAGTACTTTCTGAAAGAGGGTGGTCACGCTCTTGATCTTGAGGTGGTCGGGAGCTACGCCGTAGCGCACCAAGCCGTAAGGGGTGGGCAGGCGGTCAAAGACGTCCACCTCGGCGGGAACTTGGCTTTGCTTAATGAGCGCTTCAGCGGCATAAATCCCGCTGGGGCCGCTGCCGATCACGGCGACGCGCAGCGGACGGGCAGGAGTGAAGATGGAAGAAGACATATCACCAGAGTCTACAAGACACGCCCAGCGAAAGCGTACGAAAGAAGCGTAAGCCGCCCCCCCCGACACGCTCTAGCCTTCTTCACGCCGCGCCGTCAAAAATCCGCTAATCTGTAAGCTGATGCGCGTTTTCTGGTTGCTGGTGGCGGTGGCTCTGGCCGCTCTCTACTTCACGGTGGGGCTGCGGGCCGGCAGCTTGACCTTCACGCCGCTGTATCTGCTCAATGCCCAGGGCAAAAGCACCTACACCTTTCCCACCTATGACAGCGGAAAATTGGAGCTGACCGGCAGTTGCCAGGGCCAGAGCGGCAACGTCACTTTCCGGTTTTTGGCTCCCGACGGCACCGAACTCAGCGCCGTGCGCTGCCCACCCGGCAATTTCAGTCTCAACCTCAGCGGCGCGGGCGATCCGGGAACGTATACCCTCAGCGCCAATTATCAGCACTACACTGGAAAAGTAGAAGTCAACGCCGCACATTAGCGTGGTGTGGCTTCCCACAGGCCCGCTTGCCTCTATACTGCTCCGCATGGACGATTTGCTCAAAGGACGCCTCGGCGGCGCGGATGGATACACCATCCGCTGCGCCATCGACGGCGATAAGATTGTGGGCCGTGCGGGCGGTAAGCTCAGCGGCAAGGACATTGAACTCGAAATCACCGAGCGCGGCGTGGCCGGAACGGTGGGCGACGAAAGCGTACTGATCGAGCTGCAAGACGGCGAGTTGCGCGGCAACGTGGGCAAAGAAAGCCTGACCCTGCGCGGCGTTGACCGGGTCAGCGGCTACCTCGGTGCGCCGATTGTCGGCTGGAACATCTCGGCCCAGCAAACCGGCGAGAAGCTCGAAGGCCGGCTCGGCAGCACCGTACTGGGGCGCGAATTCAGCTTTGATCTGGGCAGCGCTCCCGGTTGGGTGGGCACGTTGGTGGCCGTCGTCGCCTTTTACGCTTTGGAGCCCCGCGCCAGCTTGAGCCACTAAAACCAAGCCAAAAAAGCCCGCGTCTCCACTTACGGACGCGGGCTTTTTTTGGATCGTGTCATGGGGGTAGGCAGCAGGAGCCGCCTCCCAAAGGAAACGGCCCCTGCTGCGCTGACTGTTACTGGTTGCTTCTCGGGTCGAGCACGTCTCTCAAACCGTCGCCGAACAAGTTAAAGCCCAGCACAGTGAGCAAAATGGCCAAGCCTGGAAAGATCATCGTCCAAGCCGCTTGGGTGTAGTATTCACGGCTATCGGCTAGCATGGTGCCCCATTCGGGGGTCGGCGGCTGAGCGCCCAGCCCGATAAAGCCCAGCGCGGCGGCCTCAATGGTGGCCGTGGCGATGCTGAGCGCTCCCTGCACGATCAGCGGCGTCAGGCTATTGGGCAGCACGTGCTTGAAGATGGTGCGGCCCTGCCCCGCGCCCAGAGCGCTGGCGGCCTGCACGAACTCGCGCTCGCGCACGCTCAGCACCACACTGCGGGCCAGGCGCAAGTAAATGGGAATTTGCACCACGCTCACGGCGATCATGGCGGTGGTCAGGCCGGGGCGGTTGGAGATACTGACAATGCCGATGGCGAGCAAAATACTCGGAAAGGCCAGCATCACGTCGCTGAAATAGCCCAGCACCGTATCGATCCAGCCTCCGTAAAATCCGGCCAGCAAGCCCAGCAAACTGCCCGTCACCAGCGCCAGCACCGTGGCGAAAATCCCGATCTGGAGGCTGACCCGTGCGCCGTGCAGCACCCGCGTGGCAATGTCGCGGCCCAGATTATCCGTGCCGAACGGATGCTTAAAATACTGAACTTTACCGCTGACGGCGTCGGTGTATTTCTCTTTGGTGTCATTGTCCCACAGCGCGGAAATGCTCGGCGGCGCGAGGCGGAAGCGGTAATCGATGTCGGTGGAAGGGTCGTAAGGCTGCAAGACCGGCGCGAGCAGCGCGATGACCACGAAAAACAGCACGATCACGGCCCCTACTTTGCCGGGAGCACTCTTCTTGAATCTGCGCCACAAGATGTTTTCTTGCTTCTTGCGCTTGGGAACGGCGGCGACAACAGTCATAGTGCTTCTCCTGAACGTGTTTTTTCTGCTTGGACGGCCTTCATCCGTACTGAATCCTCGGATCGAGGAAAGCGTAACTGAGATCAACCAGCAAATTCACCACACTGACGATCAGCGCCGCAAAGATGACTCCGCCCTGAATCACCGGATAATCGCGCAGCGCAATGGCGTCGTAAAGCCACGACCCCAGTCCCGGCCACGAAAAGATGGTCTCGGTCAGCACTGCGCCGCCGAGCAGCGCTCCTATTTGCAGGCCCACCACCGTGACCACCGGCAGCAGCGCGTTGCGCAGCGCGTGCTTGAGCGTCACGCTGCGCGGAGGCAGACCCTTGGCACGCGCAGTCCGCACGTAGTCTTGGCCCAGCACTTCCAAGAGCGAGTTGCGGGTGATGCGGGCGGTGATCGCCATCGGAATGGTGCCCAGCGCGATGGACGGCAAGATCAGGTGGGTAAAGGCGTCCCAAGCGGCGGCAAATTGACCGCGCAGCAGGCCGTCTAAGACATCTAGGCCGGTGATCGGCACGATACTGTAGCCGATACTTAGCCGCGCACTCGGCGGCAGCCAGCCCAGCACCACCGCGAAAAACCACGACAGCAGCAGCCCCAGCCAAAACACCGGCATGCTCACCCCCACCAAGCTGACGGTGGTGGCGAGGTTGTCCCAGGGCGTGTTGCGTCTCAGCGCGGCGACGATGCCGGCTGGCAGCCCGATCAGCAGCGCGAAGAGAATTGCGCCGATGGCCAGTTCGGCGGTGGCCGGAAAGCGCACCTTCAGCTCGCTGGCCACTGGAATCTGGCTCTTGATGCCGTTGCCGAGGTCGCCGCGCAGGAGTGCCCCCACATATTTGGGATACTGCGCGTCAAACAGGTGGGCAGGGTCTTTGTAATTGATGAACCAAGGCTG contains:
- a CDS encoding FecR family protein, with product MRLLIFLLFDLILLLSETASAATGAPPTLQRVNGSVESLGSTWQAAVTDQPVRQALRIGAGRAQLQSAGGQVLASSGSALRIYQNEPDFQTGKFYLTGQVSFFSQKAHLSAAGQVRVDVTAPTRRVAVIAGKARISVGSKLYTLGAGQQYDFGTQKITAFAERDAWYRSQFSGEGEAVIEAATGPVSIQDTPALNASAAPVSRPVKIGEKLNVGQQLLTGASAWAEIGFTGGGYLRLQPQSALSVLSIDQVLDRTGRAKRQVVLKLLRGSAWNVVAKRQGGYEITTPTITTAVRGTVFRVDDSGLVKVFDGQVELPSSAGLLMLSGQERTAAGEVQPLVTDAADAANLALDAQRSGPIQLDVSLAPSLPDLALIVRSQPETRLSVQVAGRDIPMFGDAEGNFKLQASGEGLQSSGGLQGRLPEGRYEVTIRAERGGRQKTISRALLIDRTPPLLLGVKASRAGRVIRLSGQIQDVSSTVVLSVQVGGRSYTRILRLPQQADFDWTLPLPTPSAAVTLQARDAAGNLRRVEFSAGAAGEGGVGYAAP
- a CDS encoding CHASE2 domain-containing protein, translating into MPRPERRAVLAPLAALLAVGLLMGLPENVRLWSVLDRTFTRPPDPRVVVVGIDDASLRDYGRLSDWNRDLYARALGTLRQAGAKAVGFDILFGAPEAGDASLSAAVGQGGVVLASSPQLPQGARAWKALYGVASLNIEGGAVSRFQTAYQSTDGQLWPSFSAQLARLAGTSRTLDTSKQLLRSLPANPGALPVYSFRDVVNGNVAFSELQGKVVLIGLTASSVPGTTFPDSRLDPVPGVILQAGAVSSLLGEPLRSVPFWLSALICAVLAASAVWLGDIWGFGLALVGVGLSVPLFLANWLFPGTAASLSAILGTAFVAGGRFWTLRRFKTLDPLTGLGNRLAFTRAAENRWNQRAARPLGLLLIDLGGFRRVNEMYGRAAGDEVLRRVAEVLRQGRTRRDVVFRWGASEFAVLTEPASLDLTPLARQLQSALAGTSYKDIALRISVGQAISTPQMSQPSELIEQASQNRYRMKYQLEE
- a CDS encoding NAD(P)/FAD-dependent oxidoreductase, whose protein sequence is MSFLLHSSTNTSPTDLLIIGAGPVGLHAAFYAGLRGLSVRLLEAQPEIGGQLSALYPDKVVYDWPGLPAIRAAEIVAALAAQLAPFNPEFRFGEVAQQLTQTPQGWTVTTQKDSYPARALIVAAGLGALLPRGVQLSGVHPDVRTLPPDPQTLEGQRVLIVGGVPQAVEAALKLSASGARVSLTHRRALFRGSPAQLAQLQSLRESGQLHIYAPAELSRLDATGAWLDRGDEPQHVAAATVVVLNGHLPELTPLQSWPLGWQGEYIPADAAQRTVLPGVFVAGDLSLAGGDFKLLSVGLAQAALAANHAVHFVRPDQKAKPGHSSDRRLP
- a CDS encoding DUF6630 family protein translates to MDELLELLLTPLDEPHCQAVRQCWQRRSPEDAEYSSELDRLAAALQDYPEVYPPEWWLNPVLSRWWLCLRVDWKAVDEVEWQVQAISHTLGLREPPFVSQVAYQPGVCVPMVLIEAAAWLRLRGYELLAIDTGGDEYLAFPVRLSLLREAFQAAHTLSLRVHLI
- a CDS encoding FAD-dependent oxidoreductase, with protein sequence MSSSIFTPARPLRVAVIGSGPSGIYAAEALIKQSQVPAEVDVFDRLPTPYGLVRYGVAPDHLKIKSVTTLFQKVLSDTRVRFLGNVELGKDLSVDDLRAHYDAVIYTVGASSDRRLRVPGEDLTGSLSATEFVAWYNGHPDAAARTMLLHAAGAAVVGAGNVALDVSRILAKTAGELHTSDIAAHALAALEHSQVKDVYLLARRGPLQAKFTTKELREFGELEGADVVVLPEEIAVSDEDYAAITDNVVRRNVDVLREFAAKPLAGKPRRVHLRFLVSPAALLEGAAGHVGGIKLEKNRLDEEGNAVGTGEFETLDVQMVLRSVGYQGVALPGVPFDDKRGVIPNTAGRVEGRSGEYTSGWIKRGPSGVIGTNKADSVETVNTLLADLGTLTPAPGSSREAIDALLAAREVDVVTLSDHLTLEAHELAGGQAAGRPRLKVAERGAMFEVIRSGR
- a CDS encoding ABC transporter permease, giving the protein MTVVAAVPKRKKQENILWRRFKKSAPGKVGAVIVLFFVVIALLAPVLQPYDPSTDIDYRFRLAPPSISALWDNDTKEKYTDAVSGKVQYFKHPFGTDNLGRDIATRVLHGARVSLQIGIFATVLALVTGSLLGLLAGFYGGWIDTVLGYFSDVMLAFPSILLAIGIVSISNRPGLTTAMIAVSVVQIPIYLRLARSVVLSVREREFVQAASALGAGQGRTIFKHVLPNSLTPLIVQGALSIATATIEAAALGFIGLGAQPPTPEWGTMLADSREYYTQAAWTMIFPGLAILLTVLGFNLFGDGLRDVLDPRSNQ
- a CDS encoding ABC transporter permease; translation: MAAYLIRRLLRTLLVMIGISVVVFAFVRSIPGDPAVAMLGERATPEASARLREQLGLNQPWFINYKDPAHLFDAQYPKYVGALLRGDLGNGIKSQIPVASELKVRFPATAELAIGAILFALLIGLPAGIVAALRRNTPWDNLATTVSLVGVSMPVFWLGLLLSWFFAVVLGWLPPSARLSIGYSIVPITGLDVLDGLLRGQFAAAWDAFTHLILPSIALGTIPMAITARITRNSLLEVLGQDYVRTARAKGLPPRSVTLKHALRNALLPVVTVVGLQIGALLGGAVLTETIFSWPGLGSWLYDAIALRDYPVIQGGVIFAALIVSVVNLLVDLSYAFLDPRIQYG